From Cucumis melo cultivar AY chromosome 1, USDA_Cmelo_AY_1.0, whole genome shotgun sequence, a single genomic window includes:
- the LOC103500080 gene encoding uncharacterized protein C57A10.07, whose protein sequence is MSNFSYGSPSPKSFNAYPRGGDFDLESGATLKRIRKSKSSQIYIVRMLKSVGNRIHHYYKLHPVIVLFIFLSIGVTLLMILSVYESHYRMANYYGKLSVDSEAFPFAKLQNLVMVAGHSVYVSSSCEKVEKEDSWVLESYQKHPGQAATFISHIKEGVEIAAMDDAALLLFSGGETRKNAGPRSEAQSYWAVAESKGWFGNKENVRSRALTEEHARDSFENLLFSICRFRELTGKYPQNITVVSYDFKERRFANLHRSAINFPKSRFFYAGTPASMTSKEAALKGEALVRAQFQDDPFGCQGSLYRKKLGRDPFHRSIPYPNGCPEIAGLFRYCRTDPYPGFLPWTK, encoded by the exons ATGAGCAATTTTTCATATGGGTCTCCGAGTCCTAAGTCCTTCAATGCATATCCAAGAGGAGGTGACTTCGATTTAGAATCTGGAGCAACACTGAAAAGAATTCGAAAGTCCAAAAGTTCCCAAATCTATATTGTTAGAATGCTTAAATCTGTTGGTAACCGTATCCACCACTATTACAAGTTGCACCCAGTTATAGTTCTGTTCATCTTTTTGTCAATTGGGGTGACACTTCTTATGATCCTGTCTGTGTACGAAAGTCATTATCGGATGGCGAATTATTACGGGAAATTGAGTGTAGATTCTGAAGCATTCCCATTTGCGAAGCTTCAGAATCTTGTTATGGTTGCGGGTCATTCGGTTTATGTTAGTAGCAGTTGTGAGAAAGTTGAGAAGGAAGATTCTTGGGTTTTGGAATCGTATCAGAAGCATCCAGGCCAAGCTGCTACGTTTATTTCACATATTAAAGAGGGAGTTGAGATTGCAGCAATGGACGATGCTGCATTGTTGCTGTTTAGTGGTGGTGAGACTAGGAAAAATGCTGGTCCCAGAAGTGAGGCACAGAGTTATTGGGCTGTTGCTGAATCAAAAGGATGGTTTG GAAATAAAGAGAATGTGAGGTCAAGAGCACTCACGGAAGAGCATGCGCGGGATAGCTTTGAGAATCTTCTATTCAGCATTTGTCGGTTCCGGGAGCTAACTGGGAAATATCCTCAAAACATTACC GTGGTAAGCTATGATTTTAAAGAGAGGAGATTTGCAAATCTGCATAGGTCTGCCATTAACTTCCCGAAATCAAGGTTTTTCTATGCCGGCACACCAGCttcaatgacttcgaaagaagcTGCTCTAAAGGGCGAAGCATTGGTACGAGCTCAGTTCCAAGATGATCCCTTTGGATGCCAAGGTTCTCTCTACCGCAAAAAGCTTGGACGAGACCCTTTTCATCGGTCGATACCTTATCCCAATGGCTGTCCTGAGATTGCTGGCCTTTTCAGATATTGCAGAACAGATCCTTATCCTGGATTCCTGCCGTGGACTAAATGA
- the LOC103500079 gene encoding pathogen-related protein-like, with the protein MGSTGTKEDPYRWILNGDVEKNTTWKFGAPPNYEAVNKLFEQGRTKIWPPGSLEEEVQNLVKCWEVENINKVLPEDFKIMDPNKVTFSLNGRKPITLEEKRKLGGGYNASLQTSLPAEYRLYDPKQETAETSNKLFTSTFPRGFALEIVQVYTGPPLIVYKFRHWAYMEGPYKGHAPTGELIELYGIGIFELDENKKIVKVEQFYDPAQLLGPLVKGSKLDDSAEKGKELSSCPMLQNLG; encoded by the exons ATGGGTTCAACTGGAACCAAGGAAGATCCTTATCGATGGATATTAAATGGGGATGTTGAGAAGAACACCACATGGAAATTTGGAGCTCCACCTAACTATGAAGCTGTTAACAAGCTTTTTGAACAAGGAAGAACTAAG ATTTGGCCTCCTGGATCTCTAGAGGAAGAGGTGCAGAACTTGGTGAAGTGTTGGGAAGTGGAAAATATCAACAAAGTATTACCTGAGGACTTCAAAATAATGGATCCCAACAAAGTAACTTTCAGTCTAAATG GAAGGAAGCCCATCACCTTGGAGGAGAAAAGAAAGTTAGGAGGAGGGTATAATGCTTCACTTCAAACTTCTCTTCCTGCAGAGTACAGATTGTACGACCCGAAACAAGAAACAGCAGAGACATCCAATAAACTTTTCACATCAACTTTTCCACGTGGGTTTGCTCTAGAGATCGTTCAGGTTTACACGGGGCCACCGTTGATTGTGTACAAGTTCAGGCATTGGGCATACATGGAGGGTCCTTACAAAGGGCATGCTCCTACAGGTGAATTGATTGAGTTATATGGCATTGGAATCTTTGAG TTGGATGAGAATAAGAAGATAGTGAAGGTGGAGCAATTTTATGATCCTGCACAGTTGCTTGGACCTCTTGTGAAGGGTTCTAAGCTGGATGATTCTGCTGAGAAAGGGAAGGAACTCTCAAGCTGTCCAATGCTACAAAATTTGGGATAA